The following proteins are encoded in a genomic region of Brachyspira pilosicoli:
- a CDS encoding PepSY-like domain-containing protein, whose protein sequence is MKKIICLLIALSIIGSSALFADWYVPLNQVPQAVLATARATYPQAEIWAVEMEHYNVYKVKMNNMMELYIDKGGNLLGQEFDD, encoded by the coding sequence ATGAAAAAAATAATTTGTTTATTAATAGCTTTAAGTATAATAGGTTCTTCAGCTTTGTTTGCTGATTGGTATGTACCTCTTAATCAAGTTCCTCAGGCAGTATTAGCTACAGCAAGAGCAACTTATCCTCAGGCAGAAATTTGGGCAGTAGAGATGGAGCATTACAATGTTTATAAAGTAAAAATGAATAATATGATGGAACTTTATATTGACAAAGGTGGTAATTTATTAGGTCAAGAGTTTGACGATTAA
- a CDS encoding efflux RND transporter periplasmic adaptor subunit has protein sequence MILYRKIILILSTILIIGTFSISCKKQVDLKKKENPISVLVAAPARQSLEEYLELSAEIKAIKEVEISSDVPGKIANILKYEGSFVNKGDTIALIDRFVIGANYAYAPARTPISGYVTTTYMAVGASIAAATPIANVADISKLEVEIQVPERSITGVELGQKVLIRIPSSPNKEVEATITKKDYAVNPSTRTLMVKALIDNKDRLFLPGMFSDVSILLNSANNIFVIPNSATFSDDLGKNYIYVVKEDNSQNPPLEGNVTTDNTNKQYRAYIREVDILFRSKDKVALSGGLEDGEEVVMFGREFLKDGSLVNRIENDPTILEYITPQNVNTNEIVNNTNNTTTVKQTNQRNQTVNQEKQTTVVKQTTTNQTKPKTSSLLANNTNAAKTTQQNTVSKPQTNTVIKQQNNNNAVRNTAEKDAADNEDVIKNTEQTNNSDIYSVGN, from the coding sequence ATGATACTATATAGAAAAATTATTTTAATACTTTCTACAATTTTAATAATAGGTACATTTTCTATTTCTTGTAAGAAGCAAGTTGATTTAAAAAAGAAAGAAAATCCTATAAGTGTACTTGTAGCAGCACCTGCAAGACAGTCTTTAGAAGAGTATCTTGAGCTTTCTGCTGAAATTAAAGCAATAAAAGAAGTAGAGATATCATCAGATGTTCCTGGTAAAATTGCAAATATATTAAAATATGAAGGCAGTTTTGTAAACAAAGGAGACACTATAGCATTAATAGACAGATTTGTAATAGGTGCTAATTATGCTTATGCTCCTGCAAGAACACCAATTTCTGGTTATGTAACTACTACATATATGGCAGTCGGTGCTTCTATAGCAGCTGCTACACCAATAGCTAATGTTGCTGATATTAGTAAATTAGAAGTAGAAATACAAGTACCAGAGCGTTCTATTACAGGTGTTGAATTAGGTCAAAAAGTATTGATTAGAATTCCTTCTTCTCCAAATAAAGAAGTAGAAGCTACAATCACAAAAAAAGATTATGCCGTTAATCCTTCAACTCGTACTCTAATGGTAAAAGCTCTAATAGACAACAAAGACAGATTATTTTTACCCGGTATGTTCTCTGATGTATCAATACTCTTAAACTCTGCTAATAATATTTTTGTAATACCAAATAGTGCCACATTCTCTGATGATTTAGGAAAAAATTATATTTATGTTGTAAAAGAAGATAATTCTCAAAACCCTCCTCTTGAAGGAAATGTAACTACAGACAACACTAATAAACAATATAGAGCTTATATTAGAGAAGTAGATATATTATTCAGATCCAAAGATAAAGTTGCTTTAAGCGGTGGACTTGAAGATGGTGAAGAAGTGGTAATGTTCGGCAGAGAGTTTTTAAAAGATGGTTCTTTAGTAAATAGAATAGAAAATGACCCTACAATATTAGAATATATTACACCACAAAATGTTAATACAAATGAGATAGTAAATAATACTAATAATACAACTACTGTAAAACAAACAAATCAAAGAAATCAAACAGTAAATCAAGAAAAACAAACAACAGTAGTAAAACAAACTACTACAAATCAAACAAAACCAAAAACATCATCATTATTAGCAAATAATACGAATGCTGCTAAAACTACTCAGCAAAATACTGTTTCAAAACCGCAAACTAATACAGTTATAAAACAGCAGAATAATAACAATGCTGTAAGAAATACAGCAGAAAAAGATGCAGCTGATAATGAAGATGTAATTAAAAACACTGAGCAAACAAATAATAGTGATATTTACTCTGTTGGTAATTAA
- the map gene encoding type I methionyl aminopeptidase, producing the protein MAIKIKTQSEINLMRESGHILANVFKEVSKLVEPGISTKELDKFVYDYIRKQNAKPSFKGYGNPPFPASICASINEEIIHGIPSKKRILKDGDIIGLDIGVYYKGYHSDRAFTFKVGNVSEEASRLVDTTMESFFNGIKQIRDGVHLGDVSYAIQKTAEDAGYSLVREFNGHGVGANLHEEPAVPNRGKKGFGPVLKTNMVIAIEPMVNMGHHAIYIEDDDWTVVTRDGSLSAHYEHTVAVKEDGVEILTALEDDEIVKKYFS; encoded by the coding sequence ATGGCTATTAAAATAAAAACACAATCAGAAATAAATTTGATGCGTGAAAGCGGACATATATTAGCAAATGTATTTAAAGAAGTTTCTAAACTTGTTGAGCCTGGCATATCTACAAAAGAGCTTGATAAGTTTGTGTATGATTATATAAGAAAGCAAAATGCAAAGCCTTCTTTTAAGGGTTACGGCAATCCGCCTTTTCCTGCTTCAATATGTGCTTCTATAAATGAAGAAATAATACATGGAATACCAAGTAAAAAAAGAATATTAAAAGACGGCGATATAATAGGTCTTGATATAGGTGTTTATTATAAAGGATATCATTCAGACAGAGCATTTACTTTTAAGGTCGGAAATGTATCTGAAGAGGCTTCAAGACTTGTAGATACAACTATGGAATCGTTTTTTAATGGAATAAAACAAATAAGAGACGGTGTTCATTTGGGAGATGTTTCTTATGCCATACAAAAAACTGCAGAAGATGCAGGGTATTCTTTAGTGAGAGAGTTTAACGGTCATGGGGTTGGGGCTAATTTGCATGAAGAGCCTGCTGTGCCTAACAGAGGTAAAAAAGGTTTTGGTCCTGTACTTAAAACTAATATGGTAATAGCAATAGAACCTATGGTTAATATGGGACATCATGCTATATATATTGAAGATGATGATTGGACTGTTGTTACAAGAGACGGTTCTTTATCTGCTCATTATGAACATACTGTTGCTGTTAAAGAAGATGGAGTAGAGATACTTACTGCCTTGGAAGATGATGAAATAGTAAAAAAATATTTTTCTTAA
- a CDS encoding beta-galactosidase family protein, whose translation MSIFEVKEEFILDGKPVKILSGAIHYFRFVKEYWEDCLYNLKAAGFNTVETYIPWNIHEIDEGVFDFSGNKDIAAFIKLAQKMDLLVILRPTPYICAEWEFGGLPAWLLRYDNIKVRTNTELFLSKVDAYYKELFKQIADLQITRNGPVIMMQIENEYGSFGNDKGYLRALKNLMQKHGAEVPLFTSDGAWDAVLEAGTLADDGILATVNFGSQAKESFDATEKFFERKGIKNPLMCMEFWDGWFNLWKEPIIKRDADDFIMEVKEILKRGSINLYMFIGGTNFGFYNGTSVTGYTDFPQITSYDYDAVLTEWGEPTEKFYKLQKLINELFPEIKTFEPRDHKRADFGEAKLKDKTSLFSVIDKISKCQKSDAPITMEKAGSGYGYMLYRTTVKGFDNNINVRAVGASDRVHFYLNGEYKGVKYQDELIEPIEMHFNNGDNILELLVENVGRVNYGYKLQECSQVKGIRIGVMADIHFETGWEQYALPLDNIKDVDFSSEWIENTPSFYRYEFEVKEAADTFLDCSKLGKGVAFINGFNLGRYWSEGPACYLYIPAPLLKTGLNEIIVFETENILSDSLALKDKPTYKEVKK comes from the coding sequence ATGAGCATTTTTGAAGTTAAAGAAGAATTCATATTAGATGGAAAACCTGTAAAGATTTTATCTGGTGCTATTCATTATTTTAGATTTGTAAAAGAATATTGGGAAGATTGTTTATATAATTTAAAGGCGGCTGGATTTAATACTGTTGAAACATATATACCTTGGAATATACACGAAATAGATGAAGGAGTTTTTGACTTTTCTGGAAATAAGGATATAGCAGCTTTTATTAAGCTTGCTCAGAAAATGGATTTATTGGTCATATTAAGACCTACTCCTTATATATGTGCTGAGTGGGAATTTGGAGGACTTCCTGCATGGCTTTTAAGATATGATAATATAAAAGTTCGTACTAATACAGAATTATTTTTAAGTAAAGTTGATGCTTACTATAAAGAATTATTTAAGCAGATTGCAGATTTACAAATTACAAGAAACGGTCCTGTAATTATGATGCAGATTGAAAATGAGTATGGTTCATTTGGTAATGATAAAGGCTATCTTAGAGCTTTAAAAAATCTTATGCAAAAACATGGTGCAGAAGTGCCTTTATTTACATCAGATGGTGCTTGGGATGCTGTTTTAGAAGCTGGAACATTGGCAGATGATGGAATATTAGCTACTGTTAATTTTGGTTCTCAGGCTAAAGAAAGTTTTGATGCAACAGAAAAATTCTTTGAAAGAAAAGGTATAAAAAATCCATTAATGTGTATGGAGTTTTGGGACGGTTGGTTTAATTTATGGAAAGAACCTATAATAAAAAGAGATGCTGATGATTTTATAATGGAAGTAAAAGAGATTTTAAAAAGAGGCAGTATAAATTTATATATGTTTATAGGCGGAACAAATTTTGGCTTTTATAATGGTACTTCTGTAACAGGTTATACTGATTTCCCTCAAATTACATCTTATGATTATGATGCTGTTCTTACAGAATGGGGCGAGCCTACAGAAAAATTTTATAAACTTCAAAAACTTATTAATGAATTATTTCCTGAAATAAAAACTTTTGAGCCAAGAGACCATAAGAGAGCAGATTTTGGAGAGGCAAAACTTAAAGATAAAACCTCATTATTTTCAGTTATAGATAAAATATCAAAATGTCAGAAAAGCGATGCCCCTATCACTATGGAAAAAGCAGGAAGCGGATATGGTTATATGCTCTATAGAACTACAGTAAAAGGCTTTGATAATAATATAAATGTGCGAGCAGTAGGTGCTTCAGACAGAGTTCATTTTTATTTGAATGGCGAATATAAAGGCGTAAAATATCAAGATGAGCTTATAGAGCCTATTGAAATGCATTTTAATAATGGAGATAACATATTAGAATTATTGGTTGAAAATGTAGGACGTGTTAATTACGGTTATAAACTTCAGGAATGCAGTCAAGTTAAGGGCATTCGTATAGGAGTTATGGCTGATATACATTTTGAAACAGGATGGGAGCAATATGCATTACCACTTGATAATATAAAAGATGTAGATTTCAGCTCTGAATGGATAGAAAATACTCCTTCATTCTACCGTTATGAATTTGAGGTTAAAGAAGCAGCCGATACTTTCCTTGATTGTTCTAAACTTGGAAAAGGCGTAGCATTTATAAATGGGTTTAATTTAGGAAGGTATTGGAGTGAAGGACCTGCATGTTATTTATATATACCTGCTCCTCTTTTAAAAACTGGTTTAAATGAAATTATAGTATTTGAAACAGAAAATATATTATCTGATAGCTTAGCACTTAAAGATAAACCTACTTATAAAGAAGTAAAAAAATAA
- a CDS encoding acetylxylan esterase, which translates to MAFFDLSIDELYKYKGSSEEPSDFDSFWLSTIKENNHKPEAKYNLIQTHLKFFDVYEVSFLGYKKHTINGWYIAPKNSSKLTCIVHYLGYGTGKDLPINHIVFPSAGYSVFVMETRGQGAESGNGASTIDPEGYGVHADGFLTKGILDKNDYYYRRVFIDALKAIEASKEHTLTDKIVINGGSQGGGIALAACALSELSNIKIEAMMADVPFLCDYKRASTITDTLPYNEIARYCKTNRDKEDIVFNTLSYFDGVFFAKRAKAKALFSVGLMDIIVPPSTVFAAYNNYAGDKSIEVYTFNGHDGGDNYHTEKKLDFLSRL; encoded by the coding sequence ATGGCTTTTTTTGATTTATCTATAGATGAACTTTATAAATATAAAGGAAGCTCTGAAGAACCAAGCGATTTTGATAGTTTTTGGCTTAGCACTATAAAAGAAAATAATCATAAACCGGAAGCAAAATATAATTTAATACAAACGCATTTAAAATTTTTTGATGTTTATGAAGTAAGTTTTTTAGGTTACAAAAAGCATACTATAAACGGCTGGTATATAGCACCAAAAAACAGCAGCAAGTTAACTTGTATAGTTCATTATTTAGGTTATGGTACTGGAAAAGATTTGCCTATTAATCATATAGTTTTTCCATCTGCAGGCTATAGTGTATTTGTAATGGAGACAAGAGGACAAGGAGCTGAGTCTGGAAATGGAGCTTCAACAATTGACCCTGAAGGTTATGGCGTGCATGCTGATGGTTTTCTCACAAAGGGCATATTAGATAAAAATGACTATTATTATAGAAGAGTTTTTATAGATGCTCTAAAAGCCATAGAAGCGTCCAAAGAACATACACTAACAGACAAAATTGTTATAAATGGAGGCAGCCAAGGCGGAGGGATAGCATTAGCTGCTTGTGCTTTGAGTGAGCTTTCAAATATAAAAATAGAAGCTATGATGGCAGATGTTCCTTTTTTATGCGATTATAAAAGAGCTTCTACAATTACAGATACTTTACCATATAATGAAATAGCAAGATACTGCAAAACAAATAGAGATAAAGAAGATATTGTTTTTAATACGCTTTCATATTTTGACGGAGTATTTTTTGCTAAAAGAGCTAAAGCAAAAGCATTGTTTTCTGTAGGGCTTATGGATATAATAGTGCCTCCTTCTACAGTATTTGCCGCATACAATAATTATGCTGGAGATAAATCTATTGAAGTTTATACTTTTAATGGTCATGATGGAGGAGATAATTATCATACAGAAAAGAAGTTAGATTTTTTGAGCAGATTATAA
- a CDS encoding PepSY-like domain-containing protein, with product MKKLLKVIFIISIFSSLLLAQNNNSADTNTLNQNDTAIYNPYMQTPDSNVQYGYGVPLSSLPKNTQDFIAKHFKNVEVSYIERDWEDIEVYLANGTQIDFFPNGEWKEVKSYGNMPTTILPANVLATVNKTYPQAAIIKIEKQFTIYEVKLNNMMELYIDSNGSLLGQQFDD from the coding sequence ATGAAAAAGTTATTAAAAGTTATTTTTATTATATCAATCTTTTCAAGTTTGCTATTAGCACAAAATAATAATTCAGCAGATACTAATACACTAAATCAAAATGATACTGCAATTTATAATCCCTATATGCAAACACCAGACAGTAATGTTCAATATGGATATGGAGTGCCATTATCATCTTTGCCTAAAAACACTCAAGATTTTATAGCTAAACATTTCAAAAATGTAGAAGTAAGCTATATAGAGAGAGATTGGGAGGATATAGAAGTATATTTAGCTAATGGAACACAGATTGACTTTTTCCCTAATGGTGAATGGAAAGAAGTAAAAAGTTATGGAAATATGCCTACTACAATATTGCCTGCTAATGTTTTAGCTACTGTTAATAAAACTTATCCTCAGGCTGCTATTATAAAAATAGAAAAGCAATTCACTATATATGAAGTTAAATTAAACAATATGATGGAGCTTTATATAGATAGTAACGGCAGTCTATTAGGACAGCAATTTGATGATTGA
- a CDS encoding TolC family protein: MKNSFVFILIILFNISLYSQSNENSTNSKISINLEQALDLAVENDKTLKQAEYDVRIAQTQKDASFSDLFLPSLTVSGGLNLSEPKEYQYSNFNTGIYSSADTWSAQATLSKTLFTGFRNWNTDKAREINLRMMKETYFDERKNVAINTQLNFYNTFVAQENYKVYYQQQLNYSNRMRESYIKYRNGQVSEYEYLNAKVQYESTKPQLVALSNNYESLKLTFIRQIGLTNVSDDVELVGNILDATKIALPDLDINVILDLIMANNIELNNMANNIEMLEYNRKVARSYLWPTLSANANVGITTIDKLKLDNNKDFYKDRSGEFSWGVGFSLNYALDSLLPFSSTAKSAEEIKLSIEQMEISYEQLRDNIEINSRNLISTAKSQELTLQSQAENARTAAYALQMAQRQYRGGTISTLELSDAEITYLNAQLAYLQAIYEYFSSTLQVLKLLGA; this comes from the coding sequence GTGAAAAATAGTTTTGTTTTTATATTGATTATACTATTCAATATTTCTTTATATTCACAGAGTAATGAAAACTCTACAAACTCTAAGATAAGCATAAATTTAGAACAGGCATTAGATTTAGCCGTTGAAAATGATAAAACATTAAAGCAAGCAGAATATGATGTACGAATAGCTCAAACTCAAAAAGATGCTTCATTTTCTGATTTATTTTTACCTTCATTAACAGTTAGCGGCGGACTTAATTTATCAGAGCCAAAAGAATACCAATACAGCAATTTTAACACAGGTATATACTCAAGTGCAGATACTTGGAGTGCACAAGCAACATTATCAAAAACACTCTTCACAGGATTTAGAAACTGGAATACTGATAAAGCAAGAGAAATAAACTTGCGAATGATGAAAGAAACATATTTCGACGAGAGAAAAAATGTAGCAATAAACACGCAATTAAATTTTTACAATACATTTGTAGCGCAAGAAAATTATAAAGTATACTATCAGCAGCAGCTTAATTACAGCAATAGAATGAGAGAGTCCTACATAAAATACAGAAACGGACAAGTTTCAGAGTATGAATATTTAAATGCAAAAGTACAATATGAAAGTACAAAGCCTCAGCTTGTTGCACTTAGTAATAATTATGAAAGCTTAAAATTAACATTCATAAGACAAATAGGCTTAACAAATGTATCTGATGATGTTGAATTAGTTGGAAATATATTAGATGCCACCAAAATAGCATTACCAGATTTAGATATAAATGTGATATTAGATTTAATAATGGCTAACAATATAGAACTTAATAATATGGCTAATAATATAGAAATGCTTGAATACAATAGAAAAGTTGCAAGAAGTTATTTATGGCCTACTCTTTCAGCAAATGCTAATGTTGGGATTACTACTATAGATAAATTAAAATTAGATAATAATAAAGATTTTTATAAAGACAGAAGCGGAGAGTTTAGCTGGGGAGTTGGATTTTCACTAAATTATGCTCTTGACTCATTACTTCCATTCTCATCTACAGCAAAATCGGCAGAAGAGATTAAATTAAGTATAGAGCAAATGGAAATAAGCTATGAGCAATTAAGAGATAATATAGAAATAAACAGCAGAAATCTCATATCTACAGCAAAATCTCAAGAGTTAACATTACAATCGCAAGCAGAAAATGCCAGAACAGCCGCTTATGCTCTACAAATGGCTCAAAGACAGTATAGAGGCGGTACAATATCTACATTAGAATTAAGTGATGCTGAGATTACATATTTAAATGCACAGCTTGCGTATTTACAAGCTATATATGAATATTTTTCAAGCACATTACAAGTATTAAAGCTTTTAGGAGCTTAA
- a CDS encoding NCS2 family permease encodes MEKFFRLKENGTNVKSEIIAGITTFMTMAYILAVNPSVLSATGMDKGAVFTATVVSSIVATLIMGLLANLPFALAPGMGLNAFFAYTVVLGMGYSWQTALTAVFIEGIIFLVLTIFNVREAIVNSIPLNMKRAISVGIGLFIAFIGLQNSKIIINNDATLISLGDITSGSPLLAIIGLLITSLLLAYNVKGAILIGILLTTLIGIPMGITQLSPYASFAPPSLEPVAFKLDFANIFHPNMFIVLFTFLFVDMFDTVGTLVGVCTKANMLTKGGEVPRCKQALFADAVGTIFGACMGTSTVTTYVESASGVAEGGKTGLTAVVVAILFTISLFLSHIFLSIPSAATAPALIIVGLFMMTPILEINLTDYTEAIPSFVCIIFMPFAYSIAEGITFGILAFTLLKLLTGRTKEITLFTWILSALLLIKILMPVISKMLS; translated from the coding sequence ATGGAAAAGTTTTTTAGATTAAAGGAAAACGGTACTAATGTAAAAAGCGAAATCATAGCTGGTATTACTACATTTATGACTATGGCTTATATATTGGCTGTAAACCCTAGTGTGCTTAGTGCCACTGGTATGGATAAGGGGGCTGTATTTACAGCTACAGTAGTATCTTCTATAGTTGCTACTTTAATTATGGGACTCTTGGCTAATTTACCTTTTGCTTTGGCTCCGGGTATGGGGCTTAATGCTTTTTTTGCTTATACTGTTGTACTTGGTATGGGCTATAGCTGGCAAACTGCTTTAACTGCTGTTTTTATAGAAGGTATTATATTTTTAGTTTTAACTATTTTCAATGTAAGAGAAGCTATTGTAAACAGTATACCTCTTAATATGAAAAGAGCTATTTCTGTTGGTATAGGTTTATTTATTGCATTTATTGGTCTTCAAAACTCTAAAATTATAATCAATAATGATGCAACATTAATTTCATTAGGAGATATTACTTCAGGCTCTCCATTACTTGCTATAATAGGTTTATTAATAACATCTTTACTTCTTGCATACAATGTAAAAGGAGCTATATTAATTGGTATATTATTAACAACATTAATAGGAATACCTATGGGAATTACTCAGCTTTCACCTTATGCAAGTTTTGCTCCTCCTTCTTTAGAGCCTGTAGCTTTTAAATTGGACTTTGCTAATATTTTTCACCCTAATATGTTTATAGTATTATTTACTTTTCTTTTTGTAGATATGTTTGATACAGTTGGCACATTGGTGGGTGTTTGTACTAAGGCTAATATGCTTACTAAAGGCGGAGAAGTTCCTCGCTGTAAACAGGCTTTGTTTGCAGATGCTGTTGGAACTATATTTGGTGCTTGTATGGGTACTTCTACTGTTACTACTTATGTTGAGAGTGCTTCTGGTGTTGCTGAGGGCGGAAAGACTGGGCTTACTGCTGTTGTAGTTGCTATATTGTTTACTATATCATTGTTCCTATCACATATATTCTTATCAATCCCTAGTGCTGCCACTGCTCCTGCTCTTATAATAGTTGGTTTGTTTATGATGACTCCTATATTAGAAATTAACCTTACAGATTATACAGAAGCTATACCTTCTTTTGTTTGTATTATATTTATGCCTTTCGCTTATAGTATTGCTGAGGGTATCACTTTTGGTATATTGGCTTTCACTTTATTAAAATTATTAACAGGAAGAACAAAAGAGATTACATTATTTACTTGGATATTGTCTGCTCTTTTATTAATAAAGATTTTAATGCCTGTTATTTCTAAGATGTTATCATAA
- a CDS encoding polymer-forming cytoskeletal protein — protein sequence MSKREMINSIIGEGSYFKGTYIVKGSFQIDGKFEGDLKIDGHLIIGTNGKVKTSTIITDSITIAGTLIGNISASNEVVLIETGRVLGNIEAPKIDVGEGAVIQGEMTITGGQKKNITKIVEDSFSDKVEAENTFENPNNTENQSN from the coding sequence ATGTCAAAAAGAGAGATGATTAATAGTATAATAGGGGAAGGTTCATATTTCAAAGGAACTTATATAGTAAAAGGCTCATTTCAAATAGACGGCAAATTTGAAGGAGACTTAAAAATAGACGGGCATTTAATAATAGGTACTAACGGCAAGGTAAAGACAAGCACTATTATTACAGACAGCATAACAATAGCTGGTACTTTAATAGGCAATATATCAGCTTCAAATGAAGTAGTATTAATAGAAACAGGAAGAGTTTTAGGAAATATAGAAGCTCCTAAGATAGATGTCGGAGAGGGTGCTGTTATACAGGGAGAAATGACTATTACAGGCGGACAGAAAAAGAATATTACAAAGATAGTAGAAGATTCTTTTAGTGATAAGGTTGAGGCAGAAAATACTTTTGAGAATCCAAATAATACAGAGAATCAATCAAATTGA
- a CDS encoding PepSY-like domain-containing protein: MKKIICLLIALSIIGSSALFADWYVPLNQVPQAVLATARATYPQAEIWAVEMENYNVYKVKMNNMMELYIDKAGNLLGQEFDD, translated from the coding sequence ATGAAAAAAATAATTTGTTTATTAATAGCTTTAAGTATAATAGGTTCTTCAGCTTTATTTGCTGATTGGTATGTACCTCTTAATCAAGTTCCTCAGGCAGTATTGGCAACAGCAAGAGCAACTTATCCTCAAGCAGAGATTTGGGCAGTAGAAATGGAAAATTATAATGTTTATAAAGTAAAAATGAATAATATGATGGAACTTTATATTGACAAAGCAGGTAATTTGTTAGGTCAGGAATTTGATGACTGA